TGTCGGCGGGGAGGATGTCGCGCATGCCGCGCGGCGGGTTCACAGTAGCCACCCCTCCATCCTTCCAGGTCGGCGGGGCCCGTCGTGGCGTCACCGACCGGATTCGGCCTCGCGGACCTCGTCCTCGAGGGCGCGCAGCCTCTCGCGCAGCGCCCGTTCGGCATCCCAGCCGCGTGCCCCGGCCAGAGCGACGAGCCCCAGCAGGGCATCTCCGAGCTCCTGTTCGGTCGCGGGAGCAGAGGCGGCCGGCTCGACGATGCCCGGTGCGGGCGCGGCGACCGCGCCGACACCGGCAGCGCGGCCGACGAGCTTCTGGGCGAGGGCGAGCGCGGGCATCCCTCGGGGGATGCCGTCGAGCACGCTGCGTCTCGTGCGCTTCTCCGCCGCCTTCGCGGCATTCCAGTGCACGAGCACCTCCTCGGGGGTGCTCGCCACCTCCCCGGCGAAGACGTGCGGATGCCGGCGCACCATCTTCTCGGTCAACGTCGCCGCGACGTCGTCGATGTCGAACGGGTCGTCCGGGTCCTGCGCCGCGATCGCCGCGTGGAACAGGACCTGCCACAGCAGGTCACCGAGCTCTTCGCGCAGATCCGCTCGGGAGCCGTTCTCGACCGCATCGATGACCTCGTGGGATTCCTCGATCAGGTACGGCACGAGGTCACGATGGGTGATCTGCTGAGACCAGACGCAGCGCTCGCGTACTTCGTGCATGGTGTCAGCTGCCGCGCGCAGCGGATCCGCGGCGGACTCGTCGGACATCAGCCCTCCTCAACGGGTGCTGACGGGGTCGCGACGCCGAGATGCCGATAGTGCCGGGCGCGCAGCGACACGATCACGCCCGAGAGGAGCAGGGCGAGGAAGGAGCCGACCAGCACGCCGAGGATCGCCTGATCGCGGATGGTGCCGTCACCGGCGAACGCGAGGTTCGCCAGCAGCAGCGAGACCGTGAAGCCGATACCGCCGAGAGCGCCCGCTGAGAGGATGTCCGCGAACGGCAGGGCGGGTGCCGCTCCCCGCGGACGGATGCGCATCGCGAGCCAGCCGAACACCGAGATGCCGATGATCTTGCCGACCGGCAGCGCCACCACGATGCCCCAGAAGGCGGGCGACAGCTCGGACGGCGCCAGGGCCGGGATCACGACGAACGCGGCGACGAAGGCGAACACCGGCAGGATCACGCCGTTGACGGTGGGCTCGAGGACATGTCGGGTGCGGGCGGCAGGGACGGGCGCCATCACGAGTCCGAGCATGACTCCCGCGATCGTCGCATGGATGCCGGACGAGGCGACGAGTCCCCATGCCACGATGCCGACGACGACCATCGCGACCGCGACCGCCGGGTGGCCCTTGGCGTGCAGCAGCCTGCTGAGGAGCCAGAAGACGGCCACCGCGAGGACCGCGAGCACCAGGTAGAGCCACTGCACGTCGTGCGCGAACAGGACGGCGATGAAGATGATGCCGATGATGTCGTCGAGGATCGCGAGCGCCAGCAGGAAGACCCGCACGTTCGAGGGCAGCCCTCGTCCGAACATCGCCAGCACGCCGAGGGCGAATGCGATGTCGGTGGCCGTCGGGATCGGCCAGCCGGTGGCGGTGGCCGAGTCCCCTGCGATGAGGAGGTAGACGGCGATCGGCACCAGCACACCGCCGGCGGCGGCGATCGCCGGCTGCACGGCTTTGCTCGGCGAGTCGAGCTCGCCGTGGGTCAGCTCGTGCCGCAGCTCGATGGCGACGACGAGGAAGAAGATCGCGAGCAGGCCGTCGGACACCCAGTGCTCGATCGAGAGATCCAGCACGGTTCCCGGCACTGCGATGTGCAGATCGAGCACGGCGGCGAGGGCGTCGTGCGAGGGGAGGTTGGCCAGGAGAAGACCCAGTCCAGCCGCGACGAGCAGCAGGACAGCGGGGAACTGCTGGCCACGGAGAGGGTTCGCGGAGATTCGCATCCCGTCCATCGTAGTTCGCGGGGGTATCGGATCGTCTCGGATCGTCATGCGTTCGGAGCACGACCCCGAGCCGGGATACTCTCGAACCGTGACCCCCGAACACGCCTTCCCCGAGCCCACCGACACCTCGGCCATCCGCATCATCGGCCGTTTCGAAGCGGGCCGCGGCATCCCGGACGCGATGCGCTCCGACGTCAGGATGCTCGGCGCCCTCCTCGGCCAGGTCCTGCGCGAGGCGGGCGGAGAAGACCTCTTCGCCGATGTCGAGCGTCTGCGTCTGGCGACCATCCAGGCCTACGACGAAGAGACCTCGGACGCGTTCGAGCGTGCGGCCGCCATCGCCGAGTCCTTCAGCATCGAACGTGCCGACGAGGTCGCCCGCGCCTTCACCTGCTACTTCCACCTCGTGAACCTCGCCGAGGAGCACCAGCGGGTGCGCGTGCTCCGCGAGCGCGCAGGACAGCCGGGGCGCGAGGATGCAGCGGACACGGTCGCGTCGGCATACGCGCGGCTGAAGACCGAGGTCGGCGATGAGGAGGCCCGCCGGCGCCTGGAGGGTCTGCGCTTCCACCCCGTCTTCACCGCGCATCCCACCGAGGCGCGCCGCCGGGCGGTGTCGTCGAGCATCCGACGCCTGTCCGAGCTCCTGACCCAGCACGATGCGGCCAGCGAGGGCGGCTCGGAGGAGCACCGCGCCCGGCGCCGCATGCTGGAGGAGATCGACACCCTGTGGCGCACCGCTCCCCTGCGTGCGCAGAAGCCGTCGCCGACGGACGAGGTCCGCACGGTCATGGGTGTGTTCGACGAGACGCTGTTCACGACCGTGCCGCACGTCTACCGTCGCATCGACGACGCGCTGCGCGGTGACGAGTCCGGCTCCACCGCGCCGGTCGTCCCCGCCTTCGTGCGCATCGGCTCGTGGGTCGGCGGCGACCGCGACGGCAACCCGTTCGTCACGGCATCCGTGACCCGCGAAGCCTCGCAGATCGCCTCGGACCACGTCCTGCGCGGCCTGGAGCGGGCGCTGGAGCGCATCGGCCGCACGCTCACCCTCGACGCCGAGGACACGCCGCCCAGCGCTGCCGTCTCGGCGCTGTGGGAGAGCTTCGCCGCCGCCGAGCCACGCACCGCGGAGGAGCTCGGTGCCCGCTCCCCCGGCGAGCCCCATCGTCGGGTGCTGCTGGCGCTCGCCCACCGGGTCGCGGCGACCAGACGCGGAGACGAGCAGCGCTACTCGCGTCCTGAGGAGCTGCTCGACGACCTCCGCACCGTGCAGTCGTCCCTGGCGGATGCCGGCGCGAAGCGCCACGCGTTCGGCGGCGTGCAGCACCTGATCTGGCAGGTCGAGACCTACGGCTTCCACCTGACCGAGCTCGAGGTGCGTCAGCACTCCCAGGTGCACGCGAAGGCCCTCGCGGAGCTGTCCTCCGGCGAGGCGATCAGCGCCCAGACCGAGGAGGTCCTGGAGGTCTTCCGCGCGATCGCCGACATCCAGCGCGACCGCGGCCTGCGCGCCGCCGGTCGCTACGTCGTGTCGTTCACGCAGGCGGCCTCGGACCTCGCGAACGTGTACGCGCTCGCTCGGCACGCGCTCGGCGACGATGCGCCGGTGCTCGACGTCGTCCCCCTGTTCGAGACCTTCGCCGACCTGCAGGCGGCTCCTGGCATCCTTGCCGAGGCTGTCACCTTCCCGGAGTTCCGGGAGCGGATGGCCGCGACCGGCAACCGCCTCGAGGTCATGCTCGGCTACTCCGACTCGTCGAAGGACGTCGGCCCCGTCGCCGCCAACCTCGCCCTCTACGAGGCGCAGGAGAAGATCGCGCTGTGGGCGCAGGAGTCAGGCATCGCGCTGACGCTGTTCCACGGCCGCGGTGGTGCCCTCGGTCGCGGCGGCGGACCCGCGAACTCGGCGATCCTCGCGCAGCCGCCGCACTCGGTCGACGGCCGCTTCAAGCTCACCGAGCAGGGCGAGGTCATCTTCGCCCGCTACGGCGAGCCCGCGATCGCGATGCGTCACATCGACCAGGTCGCCGCGGCGACGCTGCTCGCGTCGTCGCCGACGGTCGAGAAGCACACCAGCGAGGCGGCCGCTCGGTTCGCCGACATCGCCTCGGTGATGGACCGCTCCTCGCGCGAGCGCTTCTTCTCGCTGGTGAAGGCCGAGGGCTTCGCGCCCTGGTTCGCCACGGTCACGCCGATGGAGGAGATCGGTCTGCTCGCGCTCGGCTCCCGCCCCGCGCGACGGGGACTGTCGGTGGAATCGCTGGAGGATCTCCGCGCGATCCCGTGGGTGTTCGCCTGGACCCAGGCCCGCATCAACCTCGCCGGCTGGTTCGGGCTCGGCACGGCACTGGCGGCCGTCGGCGATGAGGCTCGTCTCATCGAGGCGTACCGTGACTGGCCGCTGCTTCGGACCATGATCGACAACGTCGCGATGAGCCTCGCCAAGACCGACGAGCGCATCGCCCGTCAGTACCTGGCGCTGGGCGACCGCGACGACCTCGCCCAGCTCGTGCTCGACGAGATGACGCTGACCCGCGAGTGGGTGATCCGCCTCACCGGCGGTGTCGGACTGCTCGAGAACAAGCCGATCCTGCAGCGCGCGGTGCAGCTGCGCACGCCGTACGTCGACGCGCTCTCGCTGCTGCAGCTGCGCGCGCTGCGAGCGCTGCGCGACCCCGCTGCTGCGGCTGGTTCGGGCGCCGACGACGAGCAGCGGCGACTGCTGCTGCTCTCGGTGAGCGGCGTCGCTGCCGGCCTGCAGAACACCGGATGACCCCGCGCCGAACCGTCTGACTGCGCGCCGTCCAGGTGAGAAGGCTCACCTCGACGCGCCCGCTAGAGTGAAAACTCCGCCCTATCCGGCGCCCTTCACGCGACACGATCGCACGCAGCATCCTCCCCCGATCAGAAAGCCCCCGCGTGACCTCTTCGTCTTCCGCCGACTTCCACCCGCTCGCTGCGACCGTGCAGCCCGTCTTCGACACGGTGCTCACGCGCAGCCCTCACGAGCCCGAGTTCCAGCAGGCCGTGCACGAGGTCCTGAACTCGATCGCCCCGGTGCTGGAGCGCACTCCGCAGTTCGTCGACGGCGGCATCCTGGAGCGACTCGTCGAGCCGGAGCGTCAGATCCTGTTCCGCGTGCCGTGGGTCGACGACTCCGGACGCCTGCAGGTCAACCGCGGCTACCGCATCCAGTTCTCCTCGGTGCTCGGCCCTTATAAGGGCGGCCTGCGGTTCCACCCCTCGGTCAACCTGTCGATCATCAAGTTCCTCGGCTTCGAGCAGATCTTCAAGAACGCCCTCACCGGGCAGGGCATCGGCGGAGGCAAGGGCGGCTCGGACTTCGACCCCCACGGCCGGTCTGATGCGGAGATCATGCGGTTCTGCCAGTCGTTCATGAGCGAGCTGTACCGCCACCTCGGCGAGCACACCGACGTGCCGGCCGGAGACATCGGCGTCGGCGGACGCGAGATCGGCTACCTGTTCGGCCAGTACCGCAAGATCACCAACCGTCACGAGTCGGGCATGTTCACCGGCAAGGGTACGGGCTGGGGCGGCGCGGAGGTGCGCACCGAGGCCACCGGCTACGGCGCGGTGTTCTTCGCCCAGGAGATGCTCGGCGTGCACGGCGACTCGCTCGACGGCAAGCGCGTCGGGGTGTCCGGTTCGGGCAACGTCGCGATCTACGCCATCCAGAAGGCATCGCAGCTCGGAGCCACGGCCGTGACGGCCTCCGACTCCTCCGGCTACGTCGTGGACGACGCCGGCATCGACGTCGACCTGCTCCGCCAGATCAAGGAGGTCGAGCGCGCGCGCATCGTCGAGTACGCGAACCGCCGTCCGAGCGCGCGTTTCGTCGAGGGCGGCAGTGTCTGGGAGGTGCCGGTCGACATCGCCGTGCCCTCGGCCACGCAGAACGAGCTCGACCTCGCCGGTGCCGAGGCGCTGATCGCCAACGGCGTGCGCGCGGTCTCAGAGGGGGCGAACATGCCCTGCGTGCCAGGCGCGGTCGACGCGTTCCAGAGCGCAGGCGTGCTCTTCGCACCGGGCAAGGCGGCGAACGCCGGCGGTGTGGCGACCTCCGCCCTGGAGATGAGCCAGAACGCCTCCCGCCAGCGCTGGAGCTTCGACGCGAGCGAGAACAAGCTGCGCGAGATCATGGCCGACATCCACAGCGCCGCATTCGAGGCGGCCGAGCGGTACGACGTCGCAGGCGACTACGTCGCCGGAGCGAACATCGCCGGATTCGAGCGCGTCGCCGGAGCCATGCTCGCTCAGGGAGTCATCTGAGGCGGAGCTCCGCCGCACGTCAGGCGCACGCCCGCGAATGCTGATAGACGAGAGAAGAGCCGCCTCCCTCCCCAGGTAGACGGCTCTTCCGCATGCCAGTGTCTCAGATCTCGTCGACCGGCACCTTGACGACCTTGTTGAAGCCGGTGACCGCCTGGTTCTCGTCGAACGCGACGACCTTCTTCCGGAACCCCCTCGTGATGATCGCCAGGTAGATCACGCCGAGCGCGGTCCAGATGAGCCCGCCCGTGAGCGCGTCGCTGTGCAGGTTCACCCAGAGCAGCCCGGTCAGCAGCATTCCGATACCGGGCATGACGATGTAGCTGAAGATCTCGCGGGGAGTCCTGCGCATCCCCTTGCGGATCGCGAACCACGCGATCACCGAGATGTTCACGAACGTGAAGGCGATGAGGGCGCCGTAGTTGATCCACGCCGCGATCAGCTCGAGCGTGAACGGGATCGCGAGCAGCGAGATCGCGCCGACGAGCACGATGTTGAAGGTCGGCGTGTGGGTGCGGGGATTGATGTATCCGAATGCCCGCTGCGGCAGCACGTTGTTGCGTCCCATCACGAGCAGCATTCGCGACACCGACGCGTGTGAGGCGAGCCCCGAGGCGAGCGTCGCGCAGAATCCTGCGGCCGTGAGGACCGCCATGAGCACGTTGCCGCCGACGAGCTCGCCGATGACCGGCAACGTCGAGTCCTCGACGTACTGCATGTCGCCACCGGGGGCGAACTCGTTCCAGTCCGGGAAGCGGAGCTGGGTGACGTACGCGGCGGTCAGGAAGATCGCGCCGCCGAGCAGCACGGTGAGGAGGATCGCCTTCGGCATGACCTTGGGATCCTTCGCCTCCTCCGCGTACATGGTGACCGCGTCGAATCCGATGAAGGAGAAGCAGACGATGGTGGCGCCCATGAGCACCGCGCCCATCGTCGCTCCGTCATGGATGAACGGTGCGGCCGAGGCGATCGTGGAGGCGCCCTCGCCCCGCAGCAGCTGCGCCACCACGAGGACCACGAAGACGACCATCACGACGATCGAGAACACCAGCAGGATCATGTTGAGGTTCGAGGTGCCGCGCATGGTCATGTAGATGATGCTCGTGACGAGGATGCAGTAGAGCACGACCCAGATCCACCCAGGGATGTCGGGGAACAGCGCCTCGAGGTAGCTGCGGATGATGAGGCAGTTCACCATCGGCAGCAGCACGTAGTCGATCAGCGACGTCCAGCCGACCATGAACCCGAGGTTGGGGTGGATCGATTCGCGGACATAGGTGTACGCCGAACCCGCACTCGGGATGGCACTGGAGATCTTGCCGTAGCTGATGGCCGTGAAGACCATGACCACGAGGGCGACGAGGTATGCCGCGGGGACGACGTTGTCCGTGTCACGGGCGACCATGCCGAACGTGTCGAACACCACAGTGGGTGTCATGTAGCCGAGGCCGAGGCCCACGATCGCCCACAGACCGAGATTGCGCCTGAGGGTTCCGCCACCCTGTGCGAGCGGCTTCGTCTTCATCGCCATGTGTACTCCTTCGGGAAAAGCGCACGGGTCGGACTTCGGGTCGTCCGACGCTGACGCTCAGTATGTACCCGGGAGTTTCGTCAGCGGAAGAGCTGATCTGATTCGAAATACGCTTTTAACACGTCTGTTCGACGCGCGATTCGAAGCAGACCGTCGATCACCAGCCCTCGCTCAGCACGCGGTCGAGCATCCCGACGACGTGGTCGGCGCTCTGGATCGTGAGGCACAGGGGCGGCTTGATCTTCAGCACGTTCGAGCGCTCGCTCGTCGTCAGGACGATGACGCCGAGCTCCCGCATCCGCTCGCAGATCGCGGCGGCCTCGGCATCCGCGGGCTCCATCGTCTCGTGGTCGCGCACGAGTTCGACGCCGAGATAGAGGCCGGCTCCGTGGATCGGTCCGATGAGCGGATGCCGCTGCGCCAGCGTGCGCAGCTGCTCGGCGAGGTGATCACCCACCGCGAGTGCGTTGCGCTGCAGGTCGTCCTCGACCATCGCGTCGAGCACCGCCAGGCCGACCGCGCAGCTGAGTGTGCTGCCGCCGGCCGAGGAGAAGAACTGCCCCTGGGCGCTCAGCGCGTCGGCGATGCGCCTCGAGGTGATCACGGCGCCGATGGGATAGCCGTTGCCCATGGGCTTCGCGATCGTGACGATGTCGGGCACGACGCCCGACTGCTCGAATCCCCAGAACGACGATCCCATGCGGCCGAAGCCCACCTGCACCTCGTCGGCGATGCAGAGGCCGCCGCTCTCGCGCACCCGGTCGTATGCGCCGGCGAGATACCCGTGCGGCAGCACCACGCCGCCCGCGTTGCCCAGGATCGACTCGCAGAGGAAGGCGGCCGGATCCCTCCCCTCCGCAGCGAGCACGTCGAGGTCGCTCGAGAGGTCCACAAGGTACTGCGCGGCCGTGTCGTCGCCGCGATACGTGCCCCGGAAGGGGTTGGGCACGTCGGCGACGTGCACCCAGTCGGGCCTCGTGCCCAGCGCATCCGGATTGTCGTAGGCGCTGGTCGTGACCGCATCGCTCGCCATGGTCCAGCCGTGGTACGCCTCGCGGAGCGCGATCACGGTGCGTCTCCCTGTGGCGGCCTGGGCCAGGTGGATCGCGAGATCCACGGCCTCGGATCCGCTGTTGACCAGCAGCACCGTGTCGAGCCCCGACCCCTCCGGCATCAGAGCGACGAGCCGTTCGCTGTACTCGGCGAGGCCGCGGAACAGGAATCGCGAGTTCGTCGCGAGGCTCCCCAGCTGTCGAGCGGCTGCTCGGGCGACGCCGGGATGAGCGTGGCCGAGTCCCGCGACATTGTTCACCATGTCGATGTAGCTGCGGCCGGTGGTGTCGATCAGGTGATGGCGCCAGCCGCGCTCGATCTGAGGAGGGTGCTCGTAGTACCGCTCCTGCGCCTCGGCGAAGATCCGCTGCCGGCGGTGGAGCTCCTCCTCCGCCTCGTCCCGCTGGACCCGGCCGTCGAGGCCGAGGATCGGAGCGGGATCCGCAGTGAGGCGGCGCCAGGCGGAGACGCGCTCGGGAGCCACGAGGTGCGCGGCGATCGGCGCACCGGGTGAGGGTGCGGCGAGTGAGGGAGCATCCCCTCGTCTCAGTCCGATGACGATCGTCCGGTTCTCGAAGGACGCGGCGAGGCGGCCGATGCTCTCGCCCCTCTCGATCCGTCCGCTGCGACTCGGCTCGATGTCTGCGCCGCGGAGCTCGAGCAGCCACCCATTGTCGAGCACCATCCGCACCCCGCTCTCGGTGATCTTCAGCTCCCCGGCGACCGGCGCGAGCATGCGCGACGAAGGGCCAGGCGCGACATGCACCTCGGTCTCGACGGGCCAGGTCGCGCCCGGGGTCGCGGTGTCGATCGTCGTGCGGGTGAGCCGGAACACCCCGTAGGGCACCACGGCCGCACGAGCACCCTGCGCGTGAGCCTCCGCCACGAGACGCGACTCGGCGTCCGGATGCGCCCAGCGGCCGGCATCCAGTCCCTCGGCCTCGACGCCGGGATCGACGACGACGACGCGACCGTCGAGGTCCGGGAGCAGCGTCGAGAGCGCGAACCGGGCGTCGTCCGCCGCTGAATCGCCCACGACGGAATCGCCCACCTCGTCCGGCGCTGACTCGTCCGGCGCTGACTCGTCCGGCGCTGGAGCCCCCGACTCGGACTTCACGGAGCGCGGCCCGTCGTCCGCCGCGTCGGCCGCGAACGGATCGAACTCCGCAGAGTCGAACCCGAGCCTTTCCAGCACATGCTCGGTCGCCTCGACGAGCGGCAGGGCGGTCGCTGCGTCGAAGATCGCCTGCTCCCCCTCGATCCGCTCACGGGCGTAGTCGTTGTCGCCGTCGATCTCGAGCTGTCGCCAGCCGCTGGCGACGAGGAGGGCTGCCCGCAGCACGACGAGAGGCCACACCCCTAGAGCCTCCTCGCGGGACAGCGGAGCGTCGGCGTGGAAGGCGGCGATGGTCTCGAGCACCCGCAGCGGGCGATCCGGTTCGTGATGCAGCATCGACGAGACGCACACCGCGAGCTCCGCCACCCGCCACCCCGTCGCGAGGTCCCCGAGATCGAGCACGATGTGCGGATGCAGCCGGGTGTCGGCCCCACGACGTCCGGTGACGTTGTCGTCGGTGAGATCGCCGTGGATCGGCTGCACCGGCAAGGCAGCGGCGACGACAGACAGCGCCGCGTGGGCCTCCTCAGCCGCCATCCGCACCCGCGAGCGCAGCGCAGCGTCGGTGATCGCCGGGGCGAGGGCCGTCGTCTGCTCGTACGCGACGCGCATGTCCCACATCTGCTCGCGATCGAGACCCGGATGTGTCAGACCGGCGAGCGCGTTCACGGACGCGGCGGCCAGAGTGCCGAACTCGGCGAGCACGACGGGGGCGAGGTACCCGGCATCCACCAGCGGCTCCCCCTCGGCGAATTCGCTGCGACGAACGGCGAAACCGCGCCATCGTTGGGTCAGCGCTCGGTCGAGGCCGGGGAGCACTGCGGGAACCGGAACCCCGGCTGCCCGGTACGCGTCGAGCGCCTGGTGCTGCGCATCGCGCGCGTCGTCGCCGAAGACCGGATTGTCCACCCGCAGCACGCTGCGCGACCCGTCCTCCTCGACGAGCACGAAATTGCGGTCCTGGTTGCTGCCGAGCTCGCTCGCCACAGCGTCGATGCCGTAGCACTCCCGTGCGATCAGCGCGGCATCGGCCGTGCTGACATCGGGTCGGACGAGTCCGGTGTCCGCGCTCACCCTCGGCCCGCCGCGCGGCCGTCGTGGTCGAGGGGTACGTCGTCGGCATGCCGGGCCAGCGAGCTGCCGTAGCGCTCGGTCAGCTGGACCATCAGGTCAGGAGTGTCCCGGTCGACGCCGAACACGTGCCCGGGGAAGTCGAGTTCCGGTTGAGCGGCCGAGATCTCGGCCTCCCTGTCGGGCGAGAACAGCTGCACCGGGTCGCCGACGGCGACCCAGCCGATCGGCACCACCGTGCCGGAGGGCAGCACCGCGCGCCGGTGCACGATCGCGTTCACCCGCACCTCGCACCGGTCGCCCACCAGCGCGCCGTTGAAGATCCGGGCCCCCGAGGCGAAGAACACCTCTTCGCCGACGGTCGCGCCGGCGATGCTCGCCAGAGTGCCCACGAGGGTATGAGATCCGATGTGCACCGCGTTCGCAGCGGTCGCGCGGATGAGCGCGTTCTCCATCACGATCACGTGCGCGCCGATGACGATCGGACCGCCCTCGGCGGTGATCACGGCGCCGTGCAGCACTTGGCAGCCGGGGCCGATCTCGACATCGCCGGAGATCACGGCGGTGGGAGCGACGACGGCGGTGTCATGGATCCGGGGGCGAGCCCCGAGGTGCTCGTACAACATGACGCCAGCGTAGTGCGGCGAGCGCCGTGCGCACACGCCCCTCTCTCGCCTCCCCTCCCCCTCCCCCCTCCTACTCCGACTCCGACTCCCCGCACCGGGCACAGCTTCGGATGCTGCGGGCGGCGCGCCGCGGCATCCACTCGAACACCGGGGTGTCGAAGGGATGCTCCGAAGCTGTGCCCACCGTCGACGGAACACCCGTTGACCGGGCGGATCGGCCGACCTACCCTGCCGGTATGACCGTGTCGAGTCTGTTCCCGATCCTCCGCACCGGCGACCTGCCCCGTCTGACCCGCTTCTACGAGGCCGCCTTCGGTGCCGAGGTCCGGTACAGGTTCGAGCAGGACGGGGTCGACGTGTACGTCGCCCTCACCGTGGGCGGCGGGACGCTCGGGATCGGACTGGAACACGACATCCCCCGCGGCGAGGCGATCGCCGTGTGGATCTACACCGACGATGCCGGTCGGGCCTTCACCGACGCGATCGCGGCGGGCACCGAGTCGGTCGCCGCGCCGGAGGACATGCCGTGGGGTGAGCGCGTCGCACAGGTGCACGACCCCGACGCGAACCTCCTGTACCTGGCGACACCTCCCCCGCCGAGCTGAGCGCGCCCCGGCGCTACTCGACCTTGGCCGGCTCCGGGAAGATCGCGGTGAACAGCTGGTTCACCCACTCCAGCAGCTCGGCATCCGGCAGCGGTTCGAGGCCCACGCCCACCGCGGCGGGCACGGTGGGCATCGGCACGACGAGCGCCTCGCCCCCGGCCACGAGCTTCGCCTTCGGATACAGCCTCTGCAGGCGCACCTTGATCGAGTCCTCGAGACGAGCGGGAGCGATGCGCAGGTTCGACCCCATCACGACGACGTCGGCGAGCCCGGCCCTGGCCGCCCTCCGGCGCAGCCGCGCGACGGCGATGAGTCCCGCGACCTCGTCCGGCGGCGTGCCGTAGCGGTCGGTGAGCTCGTCGATCACCAGATCGATCGCATCGTCCTTCGTCGTCGCGGTCGAGGCCGCCGACAGCTTCTGGTACGCCTCGAGACGCAGCCGCTCGCTGTCGATGTAGTACTCGGGGATGCGGGCATCCAGAGGCAGCTCCAGTCGCAGCTCCTGTCCGGACTCGACGTCCTCGCCGCGGAAGGTCGCCACGGCCTCGCCGATCATGCGCAGGTACAGATCGAACCCGACACCGGCGATGTGACCCGCCTGCTCGCCGCCGAGCAGGTTGCCGGCACCTCGCAGCTCGAGGTCCTTGAGGGCCACCTGCATCCCCGACCCGAGATCGTTGTTCACCGCGATCGTCTGGAGCCGGTCGGCCGCCGTCTCGCTGAGCGGTTTCATCTCGTCGTACAGGAAGTAGGCGTAAGCCCGCTCACGACCTCGCCCGACGCGTCCGCGCAGCTGGTGCAGCTGGCTGAGCCCGTACTTGTCGGCACGGTCGATGATGATCGTGTTCGCGTTCGAGATGTCGAGACCCGTCTCGATGATCGTGGTCGAGACGAGCACGTCGAACTTGCGCTCCCAGAAGTCGTCGACGACCTGCTCGAGAGCATGCTCCCCCATCTGACCGTGGGCCACCGCGATGCGCGCCTCGGGCACGAGTTCCGCGAGCTGCGCCGCCACCCGCTGGATCGACTGCACCCGGTTGTGAACGAAGAACACCTGGCCCTCGCGGAGGATCTCGCGTCGGATCGCCGCGGTGATCTGCTTGTCGCTGCGCGGACCCACGAACGAGAGGATCGGATGCCGGTCTTCCGGAGGGGTGGCGAGCGTGGACATCTCGCGGATGCCGGTGACCGCCATCTCGAGCGTGCGCGGGATCGGGGTCGCGCTCATCGCGAGGATGTCGACGTTCGTCTTCATCTTCTTGAGGGTGTCCTTGTGCTCGACCCCGAAGCGCTGCTCCTCGTCGATGATCATCAGGCCGAGGTCCTTGAACATCACCTGATCCGTGAGGATGCGGTGCGTGCCGATCACCATGTCGACCGTGCCGTCGAGCAGGCCGTCGAGGGTGAGACGAGCCTCCTTGTCGGTCTGGAAGCGCGACAGCGGACGGACCTTCACCGGGAAGCCCGCGAAGCGCTCGGTGAAGGTCTCGAGATGCTGCTTCACGAGCAGCGTCGTCGGCACCAGCATCGCGACCTGCTTGCCATCCTGGATCGCCTTGAACGCCGCACGCACGGCGACCTCGGTCTTGCCGAAGCCGACGTCGCCCGAGAGCAGACGGTCCATCGGGATCGGCCGTTCCATGTCGGCCTTGATCTCGTCGATCGTCTGCAGCT
This genomic interval from Microbacterium hydrocarbonoxydans contains the following:
- a CDS encoding gamma carbonic anhydrase family protein: MLYEHLGARPRIHDTAVVAPTAVISGDVEIGPGCQVLHGAVITAEGGPIVIGAHVIVMENALIRATAANAVHIGSHTLVGTLASIAGATVGEEVFFASGARIFNGALVGDRCEVRVNAIVHRRAVLPSGTVVPIGWVAVGDPVQLFSPDREAEISAAQPELDFPGHVFGVDRDTPDLMVQLTERYGSSLARHADDVPLDHDGRAAGRG
- a CDS encoding aminotransferase, whose product is MSADTGLVRPDVSTADAALIARECYGIDAVASELGSNQDRNFVLVEEDGSRSVLRVDNPVFGDDARDAQHQALDAYRAAGVPVPAVLPGLDRALTQRWRGFAVRRSEFAEGEPLVDAGYLAPVVLAEFGTLAAASVNALAGLTHPGLDREQMWDMRVAYEQTTALAPAITDAALRSRVRMAAEEAHAALSVVAAALPVQPIHGDLTDDNVTGRRGADTRLHPHIVLDLGDLATGWRVAELAVCVSSMLHHEPDRPLRVLETIAAFHADAPLSREEALGVWPLVVLRAALLVASGWRQLEIDGDNDYARERIEGEQAIFDAATALPLVEATEHVLERLGFDSAEFDPFAADAADDGPRSVKSESGAPAPDESAPDESAPDEVGDSVVGDSAADDARFALSTLLPDLDGRVVVVDPGVEAEGLDAGRWAHPDAESRLVAEAHAQGARAAVVPYGVFRLTRTTIDTATPGATWPVETEVHVAPGPSSRMLAPVAGELKITESGVRMVLDNGWLLELRGADIEPSRSGRIERGESIGRLAASFENRTIVIGLRRGDAPSLAAPSPGAPIAAHLVAPERVSAWRRLTADPAPILGLDGRVQRDEAEEELHRRQRIFAEAQERYYEHPPQIERGWRHHLIDTTGRSYIDMVNNVAGLGHAHPGVARAAARQLGSLATNSRFLFRGLAEYSERLVALMPEGSGLDTVLLVNSGSEAVDLAIHLAQAATGRRTVIALREAYHGWTMASDAVTTSAYDNPDALGTRPDWVHVADVPNPFRGTYRGDDTAAQYLVDLSSDLDVLAAEGRDPAAFLCESILGNAGGVVLPHGYLAGAYDRVRESGGLCIADEVQVGFGRMGSSFWGFEQSGVVPDIVTIAKPMGNGYPIGAVITSRRIADALSAQGQFFSSAGGSTLSCAVGLAVLDAMVEDDLQRNALAVGDHLAEQLRTLAQRHPLIGPIHGAGLYLGVELVRDHETMEPADAEAAAICERMRELGVIVLTTSERSNVLKIKPPLCLTIQSADHVVGMLDRVLSEGW
- a CDS encoding APC family permease — protein: MAMKTKPLAQGGGTLRRNLGLWAIVGLGLGYMTPTVVFDTFGMVARDTDNVVPAAYLVALVVMVFTAISYGKISSAIPSAGSAYTYVRESIHPNLGFMVGWTSLIDYVLLPMVNCLIIRSYLEALFPDIPGWIWVVLYCILVTSIIYMTMRGTSNLNMILLVFSIVVMVVFVVLVVAQLLRGEGASTIASAAPFIHDGATMGAVLMGATIVCFSFIGFDAVTMYAEEAKDPKVMPKAILLTVLLGGAIFLTAAYVTQLRFPDWNEFAPGGDMQYVEDSTLPVIGELVGGNVLMAVLTAAGFCATLASGLASHASVSRMLLVMGRNNVLPQRAFGYINPRTHTPTFNIVLVGAISLLAIPFTLELIAAWINYGALIAFTFVNISVIAWFAIRKGMRRTPREIFSYIVMPGIGMLLTGLLWVNLHSDALTGGLIWTALGVIYLAIITRGFRKKVVAFDENQAVTGFNKVVKVPVDEI
- a CDS encoding VOC family protein: MTVSSLFPILRTGDLPRLTRFYEAAFGAEVRYRFEQDGVDVYVALTVGGGTLGIGLEHDIPRGEAIAVWIYTDDAGRAFTDAIAAGTESVAAPEDMPWGERVAQVHDPDANLLYLATPPPPS